The sequence GCTTTTACCTTCGGCTCCGCCGTTTTTTGGCGGGATCAGGGGGAACATTTCCCTCGTTCCCAATCTCTGATCGGGAGCCGAGTGAATCGAGTGCCGGATGCCTTCGGAAGAAAGACGAGTTACGCACGCTGCTCCCAAAGAGAGTTTAGGAGCGAGGGGTGAAATCCTCGAACTGCAACACTGCCCAGCAGCCCCCTCCTCTTGAAAGTAAACGAATAGCTCGCTACATTTGGGAAAATTTTTCCACTAGCACGCCTCCTCCCGTGATCCGCATTCAGCTCGACGGCAGCAGCCTTACGATTCCCCAGCTTTTCAGCGCGGCAACTCAGCCGGCCCGTATTTCATTGGCGCCCTCTTCAAAACGAAAGATGCAGCGTTCCCGTACGCTTGTCGAAGAATGGCTGCAAAAAAAGGAACGCATCTACGGCGTGACGACCGGCTTCGGGGAATTCAGCAACGTCAGCATTCCCTTCGACAAGATCGAAGAGCTTCAGCACAACCTTATTGCGAGCCACGCCGCCGGAACGGGAGAGCCGCTGCCCCCCGAAGTTGTGCGGGCGATGATGATCCTTCGGATGAACGCGCTTGCGAAGGGATTCTCCGGCATTCGCCCGGAGACCGTGGAATTTATCGCGAAATTTTTCAACGCGGGGATCGTCCCGGTGATTCCGTCGCAGGGGTCCGTCGGTTCGAGCGGAGACCTTGTGCAGCTGGCCCACCTTGTCCTGACCATGATGGGTAAGGGAACGGTTTTTGGGGAAGGCGGAAGGAACAAGAAGAAAACGCATGTAGAATTTGAGCTTGCGAAGAGAGCGCTGCACCGCCATCGGCTCGTTCCTCTCCATCTCACCGCCAAAGAAGGACTCGCCCTCATCAACGGCACTCAAATGATGACGGCGTACGCTTCGTTGATCTCCCGGATGGCGACAGAGTTGTGTATTCTTGCCGACATTGCGGCGGCGATGAGTGTGGAGGCTTTGAAAGGAAGCGATACGCCGTTCGACGAGAGGATCCACCGGCTGCGCCCCTTCAAGGGACAGAGAGAGTCGGCGGGCAACCTGAGAACACTCCTGCACGGGAGCGAGATCCGCGAATCGCACCGCTACAGCGATCATCGCGTGCAGGACGCCTATTCCCTCCGCTGCG is a genomic window of Bacteroidota bacterium containing:
- the hutH gene encoding histidine ammonia-lyase, with the translated sequence MIRIQLDGSSLTIPQLFSAATQPARISLAPSSKRKMQRSRTLVEEWLQKKERIYGVTTGFGEFSNVSIPFDKIEELQHNLIASHAAGTGEPLPPEVVRAMMILRMNALAKGFSGIRPETVEFIAKFFNAGIVPVIPSQGSVGSSGDLVQLAHLVLTMMGKGTVFGEGGRNKKKTHVEFELAKRALHRHRLVPLHLTAKEGLALINGTQMMTAYASLISRMATELCILADIAAAMSVEALKGSDTPFDERIHRLRPFKGQRESAGNLRTLLHGSEIRESHRYSDHRVQDAYSLRCAPQVHGASRDALEYVSGVVSVEINSANDNPLIFPDERQHLEGGNFHGQPIALAMDFAAIALSELANISERRIERMVNGSLSGLPRFLTRDGGLNSGFMIAQYTAASLVSENKVLAHPASVDSIPTSANQEDHNSMGSISAQKCWRILRNAQTVIAIEFLCAAQAIDFHAPLQCGKGTRAAHKAVRASIPHLTRDRVLYNDIQKALKLILDGEILRSVTQAVKKLA